The Hemiscyllium ocellatum isolate sHemOce1 chromosome 17, sHemOce1.pat.X.cur, whole genome shotgun sequence genome has a segment encoding these proteins:
- the LOC132824046 gene encoding glutathione S-transferase A-like — protein sequence MSVSCTMADNTILYWGSGSPPCWRIMIALQEKKLFGIPQKLLCFDKQEHKSPEVLALNPRGQLPSFKHNGNIVNESFAACMYLESQYKSQGNQLIPDAPAEQALVYQRMFEVITLHQKMADYAFYNWRVPEPERHESALARNKVALTSEFTLWEGYLGKMGPQSYIAGKNFTMADIMLFPHLALCVRFGLSQKRYPYLLDYYNRVKERPSIQATWPPHWKETPPTIDPLKEV from the exons ATGAGTGTGAGCTGCACAATGGCCGACAACACTATCTTGTACTGGGGTTCGGGCTCCCCTCCCTGTTGGAGAATCATGATCGCCTTGCAAGAGAAGAAACTATTTGGGATCCCACAGAAATTGCTGTGTTTTGACAAGCAGGAACACAAGTCACCGGAGGTGCTGGCTCTGAATCCCAGAGGACAA CTGCCAAGCTTCAAGCACAACGGGAACATTGTGAACGAGTCTTTCGCAGCCTGCATGTACCTGGAG AGTCAGTATAAATCCCAAGGCAACCAACTGATCCCAGACGCACCAGCCGAACAGGCTCTGGTCTACCAGAGAATGTTTGAGGTTATAACTCTGCATCAGAAGATGG CTGATTATGCTTTCTACAATTGGAGGGTCCCAGAACCTGAGCGACATGAAAGTGCCCTGGCAAGAAATAAAGTTGCCTTGACATCCGAGTTTACCCTCTGGGAAGGATATCTAGGGAAG ATGGGACCCCAATCATATATAGCTGGGAAAAACTTCACCATGGCTGATATCATGCTGTTCCCACACCTGGCCCTGTGTGTCCGATTTGG ACTGTCGCAGAAGCGATATCCATACCTGCTTGATTATTACAATCGAGTGAAGGAGCGACCCAGTATCCAGGCGACCTGGCCCCCTCACTGGAAGGAAACTCCTCCAACCATAGACCCCTTGAAAGAGGTCTGA